CTCGccgttctggcagccttagctgCGGCAATTTTGTGTTATGGTGAGAAATATCTCTCCTTTCCGTTGCTCTGGTTTATCTTTCTGCTGCTGACTTCACTTTACTTCTGGTTTTCCtccccccccctcctccccctttctCTGTTATAATCTTAAAGTACCATTGATTTAACATGTCCCAGTCTCCCTCAAGAGATCCATTCCCTCAGGTCTTATTTACATCCCAAATATCCAGACTCTCATGTACAATTTAAAAGACAAGTCCTTTCAATGGCAAGTCACTCTGGGTGAATGGAAATTGAGATATTCCAGAAAGAAGGTATCCAAATTCCCAGTCCCTGAATTCTTATTGTTAAGGTTGTTTATTTACACTTTGGTATCAATTAGTTAAAGGTATTGGTTGAATCGTTCacctttaagaaaatcaatttttatcTGATATGTGCTGTGGCCTTCTCTTGGGGCAGGGCAACCTCATGAACTTActgcatttgttgaatgagttaATTTTTAAGTGAATTCTATTTAAAGAATTTCAGAGAAAAATGGAAGATTTCATGAGTGTCGAAAGATAATGTGGCCTTGTTTCCATATGTTGTTAAAGATCTCTGTGTCTGTTGAAAGTTTATAAAAGGAAATCTAAAGCAGAATTATTTCATAATTCAGCCTTCTGCTTCAATTATCTGGATATTCTAGCTGTTTTTAAGCCTAAATCATATTAACAACCATCTGTATTATGCTTTTCACTTTTGAAATTATTCACAAAAGTTCTGTATTGGGggtttgctttcttccttttgtttgaaCTTTTAAAGCAAATTCATTTGCTTACAAATATAAGCCTCATATTCCCAAATATACTTGCTGTCCTCAGGAGAATGGTAAAAAGAAGACATCGTCTCAGTTTTCTCTGAACTGGCATTGTGCCTAGTGTGAGTTGCTCAGCTGGAGCCAGTGGTTTCTGTGGCTGCCAATTTAGCACAGGTTCTTAAGAAGCTTTCAGAACCTCTTAGAAACCTGTCCAGCCTGTAGGAAGAAACCTGTTTTCTAGACCCTCCTGTACCTTCCTTGACCCTACTCTCAGTcccaaataaatcaaagaaggcTCTCTATGCAGCACTTAAATTATCTTTCACTAATCTGAAGACCTCACAGCCCTTGGGAAATTTTAGCCAAGACTATGACCCCTAACTCATTAAACATCAGATAAAGTGCAGAGACCTCCCAAGCAAGGACGGAGGTAGAAAAACAAATCGTAAATCTCAAATTCCTAAGATGTGTAATAACTACATTGCTAAATATATTCTTCACATATTCttgactcttccttctccttcctttcctgtttaAACTTTGTGAAGTGtgttaaataatgataaaatgaacctttttttaattacagaatctCATGAAAGCATGGAATCCTATGAAattagtaagtaaataaatattcaacTGCTTTATTTAAACCTCATGCATTAAAGAATCTCTCCCtagttataaagaaaacaaatgataaaacatacaaaagggaggcagaagagacCCTCATTGGGAAAactaagtaaattttaaaatccacTGACTATAAAAATCACCAAATGAGCCATTTTGTAAGTTCAATAGTAGTGTATCATGGCATTTGAACTGCATTCAACATACTTAAAGCccataaaacttcatttacaaattATAAGTTGGCAGCACATTAGCTACACAGATGGAAAACAGGGAGTAATGACAAATGGTAAAGCACAGAATTGGAGTCTGAGCCAGCAGGGAGACCACAAGTATCAATATTATGTCAAATACTAGAAATACCTGGACTTACAGAGACTGAGTTAAGGAGGAAATAACATACCACTCTCATTTTCAACTGATTCCTCATTTTATAATGTTTATTGACTGGCAATCTAAAGTTATGCTTCACAAATCCTTTGGGACAGAGAGAAGTTCTTTTCAAAGGCATCAAAAAGAGCACCGAGTAGGAATgctaaaatcaagaaaaacaaggTGATTACCCAAAGgccaaacaaacaagcaaaaaatccTGTGGCCTATCTGACACATGTCTAGGATACATCAATGGGTTATATATATATGAGTTATTGATTTCTTTTGATCAGGGAGTTTATGAAATCTGCTTTATCTCCCCTTTTGATTTTTGCACATCTCTGGGTTATATGACATGCATGAATAAATGGgccttcaaataaatttgggtCAGGGAATATTCATGGAAATATTTTCagcttctgtttccctaaagctgtgtatctttattttctgttttaaggtCCTTTCCTTAACAGGAGAAATGCTAATATCTTCATATCACCACAGCAGAGATGGAGAGCTCAAGTCCAGGAGAGGTGAATAACAGAacttgaagaatttttaaattgtttccagtGTAGCATCTGAGATCTGAATTGAATGGAGTGAGAAACAGGTTTTTCATCATAGATATTGCTTCTAGTTATATCTTAAAATCAGggaatataaaaacaatatacaGAAAATGACTGAGTTTTCAGAATAATAGCTTATGAAAGACCAAGACAGGAGAAGGAGGGGGAAGGGAAAGGTGGGTAGACAGAAAGAAAacttatattttcattaaaaaaaaaaaatcccttctgtTCTGCCTTTCctcctttgtttttcaaatatctcTTATTTGAGATCAGGGAGGAGGGCTTTCTccaatatttctttattatttcttttttcttttccttattcttcCTTTATCTTTATGCATCTTTATGCATCTCAATTTtggcttctctcttcttccaCGTTCCAGGGTCCGAGAACGCACCAAACCCTCCCACGAGATCAACCGAGAAGCCTGTGATGATTTCAAACTTTGCGAACGCTACGCCATGATGTATGGATACAATGCAGCCTACAATCGCTATTTCAGACGGCGCCGAGGGACCAAGTGAGATTGGAAAAAGTGTCCTTCGTTCCAGAGCCTAGGGTCTGGTTTTGTATTCCCTGCAATAGCGTCACTGAAATATCTAGAAGCATATACATTGCTTGTTCCCTACCCGTTTTCCAGCCGGACTCTCCGTCCCCAGATTGTTTGATAAGTAGTGAAAGTGTGGTGTAatggagggcagaggggagtTGCGATGTGTGATTAGAACATAATAAACTTCTGGTTGGATACTTTTCATTTTGTGAGTCTGATTCCTTCTGGGAAAAAGCTGAGGTATCTAGATCACAGTCAGCCTAAGCCAGTACAGGAGATTTGGTTAATTGCATACCTAGCGTTGATTAGAAGAACGACATAGGAAGAATGAAACTAAGAAGGCACTGGCACAGCCTTAAGTCCCCCAGCCTCTTTCTATCTTCGGATCAGAGGCTGATTGCTCCCTATTATGTGTTGTCCAGTATTTATTAAACATCGTAGTTAGTAAATCATCATTTTCCCTACTTCCAAACTTTAAATCGCCCCTAAGTTCATTCCTTGTGAATTCCTGACTGTTTCCCAGCTCCTCACCCTCACCTGAATGTTATCACTTCCTAAGATGCCACAGTTTCAAGTTACTTGgaccagagatttaaaaaaacaaaaaaaaagtttcaatcaTAGAATTTTGGAGCCAGACAGGATGCTAGAGCTCCCTTAGGCCTGGTTTTGATGAGGAGGAAATGAGCCTCAAAGAGTCTCCCTGCTTGAAAGTCAAAGGACAGACACAGGACTTCTCAATTCCAGTTCAGTGCTCATTCCTCTCTACCATGGTGATTTACTTGGTCGTTCCCACTTTTTATGTCCATTCCTTCTGGTAAGCCCActgccttcatctcttttatagaatatctttCTGCTCCTTTGAAATCCTGCTAAAACCTCATGTACTTGATGAAATCAGTGACGACTAAATCCACCCCTCTCACTGCACTAGTCAAGCCATCATCCAACCGTTCAAGCATTTATATAAAGAGTCAAGTACAATATTATTCAATTCAGGTTATGATTAAAGTTGCTTTAAGagtatttcttttctaatatattttatagTAAGTTCTTTGAGGGCAGGCACTGTAACTTCAACTTACATTCCCTCTAGAGCCTTAGTACTGTGTTATATTCATTAAAGGTTATTCAAGGGCAACTGGCTAAACAAGGGACTGATTGACTTTTCATGCCTGGGAGTGAGCACTTGATTCTGAAACTATGAGATTCATCATAATAATACGTTCTATATAATTTAAACCAGGAGCAGCTGACAGCCCATGACCAGTCAGTACAGGGGTGTGAAGATTTGGCCCCCTTGTCTTAAAGTGGGACAATATCGAAAAGCAGTTATAGCTCTAGAGTTCACTGTAGGCATAGTTGGGGCCTCTGTTGAAAATGGATCACAGTTCAATTTGTCTCTGTGCCTAATCCTACTTCTCTCACCCCTTACATGTTCAGTTCCCGAAAGTTTTCTCCAACAAAAATTCACTTTGAAAACTCATagtcagaaaaaatatatatatatatatatatttcccaggGGACCCAACCTATGACAATTGGTACTGCAAGTGACCCTAGAAAGCAAACATCCAAAAAGTGACTTTTTGAAGCTTGTTCACTCTCCAGCCAGCTTACAATGAGAATCACATCACTGTTGGTAGGTGAAGCACTGATACCCCTTGGCATGCAGTTGCAGTGCAATTGGTAAAACTTCCACTGGTGGTGATGAGATTGGATACTGAGGGATTACACTAGCAAGTGCACTCATCAGGCACTTGAGAGGTAGGGTAAAAGAACAGTTACACGGACTTTAAAATCAGATGGCTGTTGCTGGAAAACcactgatgttttggagagagaTAATGAAAGGCTTAGGGTAAGTAATCACTATGTAAGGCAAAGTGTGAAAGCCGGAGAGCTTCTTTGGCAGCATATAAATAGACTCAACTATCCTATAGCCAAAGGATAGAAAAATCCAAAGATGAGGTCAACAACTTAATTATTACAAGTAAAAAAGCTCTCTAAAAGGTTGAACTCTCAACAGCAAGTCTTTTAAACCAAGGTCAAGGCATTGATTGGGAAATAATGAGACTTGGAGTGAGAGCCTCTGGGTTGATGCACTAGCATATCTTGAATTCCCAGATTCTCCTGCAAAAGAATCACTAtgaagagaagacaaacactTCATTCCTGCACAACCCATGGAGGAGACACCCACAACCCTACCATAACACAAGCTGCATCCACCTTTGCTAGACTACTGCTTTTCTGGTTGTGACGGAGACCCAGAGGAAGACAGTTTTCAGCTGAGCTATTGACAATGCAACCACTGACAGTGATATGAATAttcagagaaacaaggaaaactgGTGTTTGGAGTTCCCAGGGGAAGTTGAGaatgggaggtctcatactaggGTAATTGTCTAAGATCATTCTTCAGTAGTATAGTCTCAAAGgagttagtgaacttgaaaaaTGTAGGTATGGACTTCACTCAGGAAGAGTGAGCTCCACTGGAACATCACACAGAAAGCTTTTCAGAGATGTGATGTTGGAGATTTTCAGTCATCTAGTCTCAGTGCAAATAGATTTCAAGTCTGCAAATCAGATATATGTTCCCAATTGGAACAAGAAGAGGAACTGTGAGCGAGAAGGAATGAGAATACTCCAAAACCCAAATTCAGTCATGGAAAGTGGccttagaaaataagaaatggtAACCATATAACATATCTACAGGAAAGACACATCTTCCATTATATCACTGGGAACTCACATTCCAAAGAATCCCTTTAAATCTAATGATTTGAAAGAAGATTTCCCATAGATATCCACAGTGACTCAACTTATGTCAATTCACAAGAGAAGGAATCCCTATTCCAACAAACTCTTTGGAAAAGCCTTCAGTGACCAGTCATCTTTTTCTCAACATAAGCAAATTCACACTAGAAGTAAATCACATGACTATCATCTTAATGGTAAAGTCTTTATTCAAAACTTTGGCTTGAGACAATACAATGGAACTGACACTGGAGAGAAACTCTATGAACACCATCTATCTAGTGAAGCCTTCACTAGATGTTTTCATCTTGGAGAACATGAAAaaactcatactggagagaaaccctgtcAATGTCTTTGGTATGGGAAGCCCGTCAGTCAATATTCTACTCTTAGAGATCATGAAAGAATTCATACTAGAGAGAAACCCTAAGAATGTCATCTGTGTGGGAAAGTCTTTAtacaacatgagaaaactcatgCTGGAGAGAAACTATGAATGTATCAAGGTGGGAAGGCCTTCAGTCAATATTCTCATCTTagagaacatgagagaactcactggtgagaaaccctatgaatattatctatgtgggaaagctttcactcaTTGTTCTGGTCTTAGATGATGTGGCATCACTCAGTATAAATGTTTTGAATACAGAGATTCCAGTCATAGAATTAACCTTTAACACACCAGAGAACTCACACGCTGAAGAAATACTGCGTAATCAATATGGAAGAGGTTCTCATTATCCTTACTACTTCAGAAAATCCAAGCAAATTCTACTGAGAAGAATCTATATGAATGGCATTTATGTAGCAAAGCCTTCCATTTATGGTCTGATGGTATATATCATGGGTGAGCTCACAATATAAATGCAATAAAAGTGGAACTAGTCTTCTTCCACCACTCTAAGTCATAAACAAGCCAAAGAAATCTGAAGAGAGATGAATTTTATGCCTATAATAGTATGGTAATActgtaatttataatttatactttaaataaaaagagTGAACTCCATAGGAAAGAAACACTTGGTCTGTAATCAATGTGCACAGCCCTTTAGCTGAGCACCAGCCTTACTGTGCAAAAGAAAATCCAATATAAGTATAACcactaaaacaaaaaattagtgAGAAAAGTCTACTAGTAGGACAAAACCCCTAGAGATAGTGCAAGATAATTCATACTGGAAAAGTTATGCAATAAAAATCATCAGAAATTATACCTCCATACAGCAATACTTGAAGGGCATGGAAGAATTCTCACTATGTAAAACACTCTCAGGGTCATAAATGATGGGAGGTCTACCGTGAACACTCATTCCCTAGGCAGAATTAATCTTTTTGCACTGAGGAGTAAACAGTCCTGAAGTTAAAATCAAAAAATCTTTAGTAACCTTCATATGAGAAAACTCAGAGTGGACAATAAGGCACTTTACGAATACCTTTGAGCATGTAATTCAGCAAAGAATCCAGGATTTTGAACAAGCCATACTATTCAAAACATAAGATTGTGTACTGATCTGGGAATATTGAATGAAGATTATTGTAAGAAGTAATATGAAATGTGATTCATTTTTATAGATTAGTATTTTCATAAATGGAAGCAACAAAAGTTGTTGCTGAAAAATCAAAGTCCTAGTATTTTTCTATGTAGTTCTAAATGCAAATTTTTGGATCACTCAGAAAATAACTTTGCATATTAACATGAACATTTAGAACAGAAAATTATGTATGTTTACCATTATCTTCATGTTGTAGAATATATGTGCATGGCAGCAATGTAGACAAACATCAATAAATACACTTTTGAAGTCAATTAACACAAAAGTATCATCCTCCCCCATTATAAAGACTAGTACTGCCTCCCTTGCTCAAAGATAATACAGAGGCCTCTACCTTGTAAAACAACATAATCCCTTTCTCAAGATCTATACTCACCTTTCTGCCTGAACACTAGATCAATAATTAGAGTAAAGGCAGAGCATAATCTTGTTAGAGAAGTGACGGGTCTGCTAAGGGAACAAATGAACTATATGCTGAAGGAACTTCAGGACCTAGCCAATATGTACCAACAGGATTCAGGAGGGTATGTATGGATTGGAACCCGAGGGCACTTGGTCAAGAAGGATGGATTATAAAGCTGGATAATGAAGAGTTAATCAATAATTGAGCATTCTCCTAATTTTGTTATTGTGGTCAGGAACCCAGAAGATGGTGCTGATAAACTGCTAAGTTGGCTCTTAGAAGCTTAAATAAAGCAGTGGCCCATGTTAAGTAAGGTAAAAAGGCTACAGCTGTCTTTATAAACAGTGGAGGAAAAGAGTAACAAGGCATGCTAGAGTAGACATACCATGTAAGGACAGAAAAGCCAACAGCCAACTATGGAGGGCCCGGATGATACTCCATTTACCAAAGTGAAAAGGAGGCTCTGGTGAAAGCAGATGAGGTAGTATCATTGAGAAGCTCTGTGGAGGCCCTCATCCGGAAGCCAAAGCTGATTAAAAGAAATGCTCCTACCAAACTGGGGTCCTGAATAGCAGTGGGAATGTTGGAATCCAGAAATAATAGTAACCAACTGGTAATGCTTAACCATCAGGAATAA
Above is a window of Choloepus didactylus isolate mChoDid1 chromosome 8, mChoDid1.pri, whole genome shotgun sequence DNA encoding:
- the LOC119543392 gene encoding matrix Gla protein, whose product is MKSLLLLAVLAALAAAILCYESHESMESYEISPFLNRRNANIFISPQQRWRAQVQERVRERTKPSHEINREACDDFKLCERYAMMYGYNAAYNRYFRRRRGTK